The genomic DNA CGGTGCACGGGTTTGGCTGGCGGATGCTGCACGGCTGGGCTCGTGTCTCACTGCGGTGACTGACCCCGCGGTGGGACACGGGCTCTGCCGTGTAAGGCTTATTTCGCGTCGGGCGCCAGCTTTTTCGTGATGACCCACTGCTGGGCGATCGAGAACAGGTTGTTGACCACCCAGTACAGCACCAGGCCGGACGGGAAGAACAGGAACATGACGGAGAAGATCAGCGGCATGAACAGCATCATCTTGGCCTGGGCCGGATCGGCCGGCTGCGGGTTCAGCTTCATCGTCACGAACATCGAGATTGCGTACAGCACCGGCAGGATGAAGAACGGGTCAGGACGGGTCAGGTCGTGGATCCACCAGATCCACGGCGCGCCGCGCATTTCGACGGAGGCGTTCAGCACCCAGTACAGCGCGATGAAGATCGGCATCTGCACGACGATCGGCAGGCAGCCGCCCAGCGGATTGATCTTCTCGGTCTTGTACAGCTCCATCATCGCCTGGTTCATCTTCTGCGGGTCGCCCTTGTAGCGCTCGCGGATGGCCGTCATCTTCGGCGTCACCACCTTCATGCGCGCCATGCTGCGATAGCTTGCGGCCGACAGCGGGAAGAACACCAGCTTGATCAGGATCGTGAAGGCGATGATCGTCCAGCCCCAGTTGCCCAGCGCGGCGTGGATCTTCTCCATCACCCAGTACATCGGCTTGGCGACGATCGTCAGCATGCCGTAGTCCTTGACCAGTTCCAGGCCTGGCGACACGCTTTCCAGCGCCTGCTCTTCCTGCGGGCCGGAATACAGCTTGGCGCTGTTCGAGACCGTGGCGCCCGGCGCCAGGGTGCCGAGCGGCTGCACGACGCCGATCGCGTAGGTGTTGGTGTCCACCTTGCGCGTGAAGATGTCATGCATCTGCTTCGCTTGCGGTACCAGGGCGGAGACGAAGAAGTGCTGCGAGATCGCCACCCAGCCGTTGTCGGCCTTGGTCGGGTGGTCCGGCGTGTATGGCTTGCCCGGGTTTTCCTTCTGCGCGGCGTCGGCCTTCTCGATCTTCTCGAAGGTCAGCTTCTTGTACTTGTCGGCGTCCGTGTACAGCGTCGGGCCGGTGAAGCTGGAGTTGAACCAGGACGAGCCTTCCGGCTTGTTGCCGTCGTGGACCAGCTGCAGGTACAGCTCGGGCTTGAGCGGTGCGGCGCCGGTGTTGGTGACGTCGTGGCGCACGTCGATGACGTAGTCGCCACGCTTGAACGTGAAGGTCTTGGTCAGCTTGACGCCGTTCTGTTCCGCGTCCATGACGACCTGCAGCTGGCCGGCCGCATCGAGCGTGCGCGGACCCGGACGGACGGTGAAGCCCGTATGGTGGTTCGGCAGGCCAGGCGCGCCGACGAGGCCCGTCTGCGCCAGGAACACGCGGTTGCCGCCCTGCTGGAACAGCTGCTGGTTCTTGTTCGGATCGATGCCGTCCTTGAACTTGAGCAGTTCCAGGCGCTTGATCTGGCCGCCCAGCGTGTCGATATCGACCTTGAAGACGTCCGTCGTGATCGTCAC from Pseudoduganella armeniaca includes the following:
- the yidC gene encoding membrane protein insertase YidC — protein: MDINKRTILWIVFAVSLVALWNEWMISSGRPSMFAPAKTAPAPDAKAGNAANGGVPAAVGSATVAGAAAVPGSAAPFKSEVVTITTDVFKVDIDTLGGQIKRLELLKFKDGIDPNKNQQLFQQGGNRVFLAQTGLVGAPGLPNHHTGFTVRPGPRTLDAAGQLQVVMDAEQNGVKLTKTFTFKRGDYVIDVRHDVTNTGAAPLKPELYLQLVHDGNKPEGSSWFNSSFTGPTLYTDADKYKKLTFEKIEKADAAQKENPGKPYTPDHPTKADNGWVAISQHFFVSALVPQAKQMHDIFTRKVDTNTYAIGVVQPLGTLAPGATVSNSAKLYSGPQEEQALESVSPGLELVKDYGMLTIVAKPMYWVMEKIHAALGNWGWTIIAFTILIKLVFFPLSAASYRSMARMKVVTPKMTAIRERYKGDPQKMNQAMMELYKTEKINPLGGCLPIVVQMPIFIALYWVLNASVEMRGAPWIWWIHDLTRPDPFFILPVLYAISMFVTMKLNPQPADPAQAKMMLFMPLIFSVMFLFFPSGLVLYWVVNNLFSIAQQWVITKKLAPDAK